The Catharus ustulatus isolate bCatUst1 chromosome 17, bCatUst1.pri.v2, whole genome shotgun sequence genome includes the window AATCTCTGGGTTAAGAATAGAAAACAGCCCAGATCCTCATTTGTGTCCATAGAGAACAGAAATGCGGGAATTATGCAGGGATTGGTTTTCTTACTgcttggggttttgggggtttattttggttggggttttggttttggtttcttttttgaTTAAGTGTTGCTTAAGGGTAAAGTAATGGAGTGTGGagtcagaaataaaactctAGGGCCCCTTTGCAGGGGGAACGTGGAGTATTAGCAGGCCAGTCTCCCACAATGTCAGCAGTAAGTAGTTAAATACCCTTAAGGTTGACAGGCAAGGTAAATGGAATGGAACTGATGTATCTGAAGGGGTGGCTGAGCCTGGATGGGCTGTggtctgcaggcagctgggagccCACTCTGTGTGTTACAAGCCATCTGGAAGCTAATAAACCCAATCTTCCAGAAGTGCTTAATTGCACTCCACTGACTGTGCATCCATTGCTTCCAGTTGAGCTCCGTCCTTTGTGTGGCATGAACGTGTGCCTTCCCTCAGAATTCCAGCTGCATGTTGCTCTGCCAGGTCAGAGATTTGCTGGAAGCCTTGCTTAGCTGGGTAATCGAGCTGGTACTGGTGTTTAAAACTGGGCTTGTCCCTCTGGGCTGTTCTCTTCCCAGGTCTGAGCATTGTTACCACTTTATTGCTATTGATCCACAGGTAATTTACAGTAATGGACATAAAAAGAAAGTCTTTGCAGCACAGGAGCTTGCACAAGGCTGCAGTGGGAGACACACTGGTGGTAATCAGTGTTTGTACATCCAAGGGGTTTCACTGAGCTGCACAAGCACGAACAAGTGAGCCCTGATCCACCTGACCAGGGCTGGCTGCTTTCTGTTAGGTTTTATGCCGGTGGctcagagagaagtggccaGCAGATCGTGGGTCCTCCAAGGAAGAAGAGTCCCAACGAGCTGGTGGAGGATCTGTTCAAGGGAGCCAAGGAACACGGCGCCGTGGCGGTCGATCGGACGGCCAAGAGCGGTGGCGAGACGAGCAAGCCAAAGGTGAGGAGTTCTTCCTTCTGTTCCTCGTTTCAGTAAAGGTTCCACTGTGCCAGCTGTTCAGTACTGAGGAGTCCTGGAATTATCTCAGCAGCTACGTCTGGACTCCTCTCAGTGCAGCTCCATTTTGTGTGTCACAGTGGCAAGAAAAGCCGCTCTGGTGTGCCACATTTAGTAACTTGCTgaagctggcactgcagggcaggagatgATGCTGATGCCATGAAGCCCCTGTTCACCCACAGggctggtggggacagggaagCAGCTCTTTGGGTCTGTGTGGTTCTGTAACCCTGTGCCTGCCTCTCTCTCACAGCCTTTTGCAGGGGGAGGGTATCGCCTTGGGGCTACTCCAGAGGAGGAGTCGGCTTATgtggcaggagagaggagacAGAACTCTTCTCAGGATGTGAGTATCTCTGCTCAGGTTTGTAGCTGTCACTCCAGGGGTATCTCTGCTCCAGCTACTGAGCTGGCCAGCCCCAATAGTTACAAAGCTTGATAGAAATTCACAGGGACGGAAACATGGTAAATACTGCTTCTGGTGGGATTTCCAAGTAGAAAATAATAGATTATGAGGTCTTGGGTGAGCAGTTTTCTGGTGATCTTTTAATTAAGAATCTGAGCCTTTCTTAGAAATGCAGACTGGGAAAAATAGTGTGCAAAGAGCATTGAGAAATCAACTCTTCTTTATCTATTGTGTATGTCTGATATATGCCCATAGATGGGAGCTGACAGCATCAGTTCAAGATTCCCTTGCTCTTGGTTTATGACCAAAGAAAGTCGTGGCTGTGGTGGGAGCCTCGTTTAGATTCCTCACCCAGCACATTCAGCCATATTTATCCAAAAGGGGACCATGGTGGCACCTTCTAGGAATTGACACCTGACCATTACATAAAAGGCAGTTCTTTGAGTTTTTACCTTAGCTCAGAGAAACCTGCTGGAATGTTTCTGCACCTTGAAGCTCCTCTGCCCATGCAGAACTTTTCACTTTGCTTCAGTTTTTGCTGTCACCAGGATGCTCAGTGAGGCTGATTGTTcttttggggctgctgcaggtgcacGTTGTACTGAAGCTCTGGAAGAGTGGATTTAGTCTGGATAGTGGAGAGCTGAGGAGCTACCAGGATCCGTCCAATGCCCAGTTCCTGGATGATATCCGCAGAGGGTACGtggtgaggggagaaaagggacAGCTGTTTTCTGAAACATGAGTGTCTGTGGAATCAGGCTTCTGAATCCATGGCACATTTCACCTGAGCTTTGTTGCAAGAAATTTGTTACTCTTAATATGGAACATTTGGTTTAGGTAAACAGGGAGTGGGTTTGGTTTATGTGGGGCCTGGAGAGTTTAAAGTAAACAAACATGTTCATATTTGTGTTGAGAGTTTCTGGTGCATTGTGTCACTGCAGGTGAGAGCTAGGGAGAAGTAACCTTTAATTTGTGTCTGTCAGTGCATCTGCCCTGTCAGTTAAGCAAAGGCTCTGTGTgattcctggaattccagaggtCTTGGTCTTTTTCTCCCTGCATTCCTGCCATGCTGCCTCAGGCAGCTGCCTTAGGACACTCTCTTTGCAGGGAAGTCCCAGCTGAGCTGCGCAGGTTAGCACGGGGTGGACAGGTGAACCTGGACATGGAAGATCACCGTGATGAGGAGTATGTGAAACCTAAAAGTGTCTTCAGAGCTTTTACTGGAGAGGGACAGAAGCTGGGCAGGTGAGAAGATGGTGACACTGGTTTTACTGCATGTAATGTGAGAGAGTCACTCGAGCCTTCCAAGGCGGAGCCTTCTGATTCATCCTTCTGAAAGAAAGGCACTGGGTGCCTGTGGGATGGGAGGTGTTCCTCTAAGGAAACAAGGCTCACTGACATACACTGTGGGGTGGCTCAGCCTCcccctgccaggagccagaTCCCTGGTTTGGAACCTCCATGGTGTGTTGCATTGGAGCAGTTTTTCCAAGTCACACTTTCCCCTGTTAACTTGTGGGTGTCAGGACCCATGGCACCAAAGGGGATGGTAGAGTTTAATTTCTAGACAAATTCCTGCTGACTGGCTGACTCAAAAATCGTGACTTCCAGTGTGCTTGTGCAGGAGCCCTGGtagctggggctggcaggcagTGAGCTCGCTGCCTGATCTGGTACCCTGCAGCCAGGTGAATTTGGTTTCTAACAGTTTGCCTTGCGTCTCCCTGTTGGCAGCACTGCCCCCCAGGTGATGGGCACCAGCTCAccagcccagcaggcagagaACGAAGCCAAAGCCAGTTCTGCCATTGTGATTGATGAGTCAGAGCCCATCACCAACATCCAGATCCGGCTCGCTGACGGCGGGCGCCTGGTCCAGAAGTTCAACCACAGTCACAGGTATGAGCACGACAGGGACAGGCAAGGCATAAATGGCCCTGCAAGACAGGGCACTCGTGGGAGAGTGTTAAAATCCTGGATAGCCTGCCAAAAGGAGCTCTGGACATCTTTCTATAGGAGTGAAAGGGAATAAAATTGTTGTGGTGTTTTTGAGACAGCTGCTAACCATTGAGTaggatttgttttccaaattgGGATAAATTACAGCCAGTGACCTGACATCTGGAACTGTGTTATCAGCAGAACTTTCCTTGATGTGACCTTTAAAAAACTGAATCTCTTCTAAAGGCTTTGGAAACTGGCAGATAATTAGGAACCTGGTTCAGTTACTCTGACTCAATTTAGACATTTCTATGaggctgttcc containing:
- the NSFL1C gene encoding NSFL1 cofactor p47; this encodes MADREEALREFVAVTGAEEERARFFLESAGWDLQIALASFYEDGGDEDILTLPQPTPSSISRGTGASDHRVTSFRDLVHAQEEDDEEEEGQRFYAGGSERSGQQIVGPPRKKSPNELVEDLFKGAKEHGAVAVDRTAKSGGETSKPKPFAGGGYRLGATPEEESAYVAGERRQNSSQDVHVVLKLWKSGFSLDSGELRSYQDPSNAQFLDDIRRGEVPAELRRLARGGQVNLDMEDHRDEEYVKPKSVFRAFTGEGQKLGSTAPQVMGTSSPAQQAENEAKASSAIVIDESEPITNIQIRLADGGRLVQKFNHSHRIRDIRLFIVDARPAMAATSFVLMTTFPNKELTDENQTLKEANLLNAVIVQRLT